One segment of uncultured Tolumonas sp. DNA contains the following:
- a CDS encoding TonB-dependent siderophore receptor, translating into MKSMPREFCLSVLCSSLIAVGLPATAADETAMKALPTVQVTGQAKKLANSGKASQGYCVTNANVGPLGNKKVLDLPYSVQSVSSDFIKNQQVDSTPDLLKYTPSAQVEYRGGGEIGRPQTRGFQADLLQNTRIDGYSVGAHFPQPVELYERQDVLYGLAGAFYGPSNAAGIFNSVLKRPTDTPVRRVSQSYEGSSQYVSRGDFGGRAGDNDKYGYRLNVMHGDGERYVENSNLRRELVGLAVDSKVSDKTLIEANVSHYVYDQTGYPGSFGLSTTATSLPSAADAKKAGYGQSFATSEVTSDIYGARVTHQLNDDWKISGGLQEQDVLRSIHGASNKNFGSDGSFTVTTSESYTKQELLSNQLYLNGKAKTGQFKHDLVIGTNGYRNPSYQAKNSAVAASTCKGSIDNPCFISNEPAWNGYGSFDKTGDTTYQTLIFGDTMAINDRWSVMGVASNGWININSSSASSNSDNGGAAQTVNYAPSYTTALIYKPRKNMTTYINYADSVQPGGTAPTTANNANATLDPYHTKQIEAGYKANVANMEFTTAAFRIERPLAYTGSDNIYREQGQQVNHGLEFYSRGRATENTTVMGGMTWLDPKLKDTLLASTDDKQVIGVPKWQANMLTEYDLPQVNGLTLTGNLHYTGKRAANNTNTAWADGYTTADIGTRFTKKIGNNKTLTWRLGVNNVTDKQYWASLMPGNTEGNTVAASSAYLGEPRTFKTSLQLDF; encoded by the coding sequence ATGAAATCAATGCCCCGTGAATTTTGTTTATCCGTACTGTGTTCATCGCTTATTGCTGTAGGGCTGCCAGCAACAGCTGCGGATGAGACGGCCATGAAAGCTTTGCCTACAGTGCAAGTAACTGGTCAAGCTAAAAAGTTAGCTAATAGTGGAAAAGCCTCGCAAGGGTATTGTGTCACCAACGCAAATGTTGGGCCATTAGGAAATAAAAAGGTGTTAGACCTCCCCTATTCTGTTCAATCTGTTTCCAGTGATTTTATTAAAAATCAGCAAGTTGACAGCACACCTGACCTGCTTAAATACACACCATCCGCACAAGTTGAATACCGTGGTGGTGGCGAAATTGGTCGTCCGCAGACACGTGGTTTTCAAGCCGATCTGCTGCAAAATACGCGAATTGATGGTTACAGTGTGGGCGCTCATTTTCCGCAGCCCGTTGAACTTTATGAACGCCAAGATGTGCTATATGGCTTAGCAGGCGCATTTTATGGCCCATCCAACGCAGCAGGTATTTTCAATTCGGTATTAAAACGCCCAACTGATACGCCAGTTCGTCGAGTTAGCCAGTCTTATGAAGGCAGTAGCCAGTATGTTAGTCGCGGCGATTTCGGTGGTCGTGCAGGCGATAACGACAAATATGGCTATCGTTTAAACGTCATGCATGGTGATGGCGAACGCTATGTTGAAAACAGTAACCTACGGCGCGAATTAGTGGGGTTGGCTGTTGACTCTAAGGTCAGTGATAAAACGTTAATCGAAGCCAATGTTAGTCACTATGTTTATGATCAAACAGGCTATCCGGGTAGTTTTGGCCTTAGCACCACTGCCACATCGTTACCCAGTGCAGCAGATGCAAAAAAAGCTGGTTACGGGCAATCATTTGCAACCTCAGAAGTCACCAGTGATATTTACGGGGCTCGGGTGACACATCAGCTGAATGATGACTGGAAAATAAGTGGCGGGCTACAAGAGCAGGATGTGTTGAGATCCATCCACGGTGCCAGTAACAAAAATTTTGGCAGTGATGGTTCGTTTACTGTTACCACCAGTGAAAGTTATACCAAACAAGAGTTGCTGAGTAATCAGCTCTATCTGAATGGAAAAGCAAAAACCGGTCAATTCAAACATGATCTGGTAATTGGAACCAATGGCTATCGTAACCCGAGCTATCAGGCGAAAAATTCGGCCGTTGCAGCTTCAACCTGCAAGGGTTCGATTGATAACCCGTGTTTTATCAGTAACGAACCGGCCTGGAATGGCTATGGTAGTTTTGATAAGACTGGCGATACCACATATCAAACATTGATATTTGGCGACACCATGGCCATCAATGATCGCTGGTCAGTTATGGGAGTCGCCAGTAATGGCTGGATCAATATAAATAGCTCATCAGCTAGCAGTAATAGTGATAATGGCGGTGCAGCACAGACAGTGAATTACGCGCCAAGCTATACCACTGCGTTGATTTATAAACCCCGCAAAAACATGACCACCTATATTAATTACGCTGATAGTGTGCAGCCAGGCGGCACAGCACCAACAACAGCCAATAATGCCAATGCAACATTAGATCCGTACCACACCAAACAAATTGAGGCTGGTTACAAAGCGAATGTCGCAAACATGGAATTTACCACTGCCGCTTTCCGTATTGAACGACCACTAGCCTATACCGGTTCTGACAATATTTATCGTGAACAAGGCCAGCAAGTTAACCATGGTCTTGAATTCTATAGCCGAGGCCGGGCAACCGAGAACACCACTGTCATGGGGGGGATGACCTGGCTTGATCCGAAACTCAAAGACACATTATTAGCTTCAACCGATGATAAACAGGTGATCGGAGTGCCGAAATGGCAAGCCAATATGCTCACGGAATACGACCTTCCACAGGTTAATGGATTAACGCTCACTGGCAACCTTCATTACACAGGTAAACGTGCTGCGAATAACACCAATACCGCTTGGGCTGATGGCTACACCACTGCTGATATTGGCACACGGTTTACCAAAAAGATCGGCAATAACAAAACTCTGACCTGGCGTTTGGGCGTTAACAACGTCACCGACAAGCAATATTGGGCTTCGTTGATGCCAGGGAATACCGAAGGGAACACGGTTGCGGCATCCAGCGCATATTTAGGTGAACCTCGGACTTTCAAAACCTCGTTGCAGCTTGATTTCTAA
- the nifH gene encoding nitrogenase iron protein, whose translation MAIRQCAIYGKGGIGKSTTTQNLVAALAEAGKKVMIIGCDPKADSTRLILHSKMQTTVMHLAAEQGSVDDLELEDVLQVGFGDVKCVESGGPEPGVGCAGRGVITAINFLEEEGAYSDDLDFVFYDVLGDVVCGGFAMPIRENKAQEIYIVCSGEMMAMYAANNISKGIVKYAKSGSVRLAGLICNSRKTDREDELIMALAEKLGTQMIHFVPRDNTVQHAEIRRMTVIEYDPKCKQADEYRTLAQKIINNKMFVVPTPLEMEELEELLMEFGLMDVEDESIVGKTAAELSEA comes from the coding sequence GTGGCAATTCGTCAATGTGCCATTTACGGCAAAGGTGGTATCGGCAAATCTACTACCACACAAAATCTGGTAGCAGCTTTAGCTGAGGCTGGTAAAAAGGTCATGATCATTGGTTGCGACCCCAAAGCAGACTCTACTCGTCTTATTCTGCACTCTAAAATGCAGACAACAGTTATGCATTTAGCTGCGGAACAAGGTTCTGTGGATGATCTGGAATTAGAAGACGTGTTACAGGTCGGCTTCGGCGATGTGAAATGCGTTGAGTCAGGTGGCCCAGAGCCAGGAGTTGGTTGTGCCGGTCGTGGCGTTATCACTGCGATTAACTTCTTGGAAGAAGAAGGTGCTTACAGTGATGATCTCGATTTCGTGTTTTATGACGTATTGGGTGACGTTGTTTGCGGTGGTTTCGCGATGCCAATTCGTGAAAACAAAGCACAAGAGATCTACATCGTTTGCTCTGGCGAAATGATGGCGATGTATGCGGCGAACAACATCTCTAAAGGTATCGTGAAATACGCGAAATCTGGTTCAGTTCGTTTAGCTGGTCTGATTTGTAACTCACGTAAAACTGACCGTGAAGATGAATTGATCATGGCGCTGGCTGAAAAACTGGGCACACAGATGATTCACTTTGTGCCACGTGACAACACTGTTCAACATGCTGAAATTCGTCGTATGACTGTTATTGAATACGATCCGAAATGCAAACAAGCCGATGAATACCGCACGTTGGCCCAGAAAATCATTAACAACAAAATGTTCGTGGTTCCAACTCCATTAGAAATGGAAGAACTGGAAGAGTTGTTGATGGAATTTGGCCTGATGGATGTGGAAGATGAATCCATTGTAGGTAAAACAGCCGCTGAATTATCAGAAGCATAA
- the nifE gene encoding nitrogenase iron-molybdenum cofactor biosynthesis protein NifE gives MDSKDLEKLQQEPACQHNKSGKGGCARAKPGATQGGCFFDGARNALLPIADAAHIVHGPISCAGTSWDNRGSRSSGADLYRKGFTTDLSDIDIIMGRGEERLYFAIQQIVEKFSPAAIFIYTTCVPALHGDDVAAVARAATARWNIPVTAVDCAGYYGSKNLGNRLSGEILLNQVIGTREPEPAEWKPNGVRKTHDIGIIGEWNVGGEFWQILPLLDELGVRVLSTLTGDSRFAEVQTLHRAEANLLVCSKAFLNVARGLQEKYGMPYTECSFYGMNNTSAALRKLAAMLDDADLTTRVQTLISREENALIEHLALYKPFLAGKRVLIFSGGFKSWSLVAAMQELGMHVVATGTEKSTEEDKERITKLMGDQVKTIDDNDQQALIRAFHELKADILIAGDRYIYPSLKSRIPFLDVDHVRHIAYTGYAGVHELARQLTRALKNPVWENVSRAAPWAAEQPTASELKISKVA, from the coding sequence ATGGATAGTAAAGATCTGGAAAAATTGCAGCAAGAACCCGCATGTCAACACAACAAATCAGGAAAAGGTGGCTGTGCGAGAGCCAAACCTGGGGCAACGCAAGGCGGCTGTTTTTTTGATGGTGCCAGAAACGCCCTTCTCCCCATTGCTGATGCCGCTCATATTGTTCATGGCCCAATCAGTTGTGCTGGCACGTCATGGGATAATCGCGGTTCACGTTCTTCCGGCGCCGATCTTTATCGCAAAGGATTTACCACCGACTTGAGTGATATCGACATCATTATGGGGCGTGGCGAAGAACGGCTTTATTTTGCCATCCAACAAATTGTCGAGAAATTCTCCCCAGCGGCCATCTTTATCTATACCACCTGTGTGCCAGCACTGCATGGTGATGATGTTGCCGCTGTTGCTCGTGCAGCGACAGCACGTTGGAATATTCCCGTCACCGCGGTGGATTGTGCCGGTTATTACGGCAGTAAAAATTTAGGCAACCGTCTTTCCGGTGAAATTTTACTGAATCAGGTGATTGGCACTCGAGAACCTGAACCCGCAGAGTGGAAACCTAATGGTGTCAGAAAAACACACGACATTGGCATTATTGGCGAATGGAATGTAGGTGGTGAATTTTGGCAGATTTTGCCACTGCTCGATGAGTTAGGTGTGCGGGTGCTTTCAACACTAACTGGCGATTCTCGCTTTGCAGAAGTTCAAACATTGCACCGAGCTGAAGCTAACTTGTTGGTATGTAGTAAAGCCTTTCTCAATGTAGCGCGAGGCCTACAGGAAAAATACGGCATGCCCTACACGGAATGCAGTTTTTACGGCATGAATAACACCTCGGCAGCGTTAAGAAAATTGGCAGCCATGCTCGATGATGCCGATTTAACAACGCGGGTTCAGACACTTATATCCCGAGAAGAGAATGCATTAATTGAACATTTAGCACTTTATAAACCATTTCTGGCTGGAAAACGGGTGTTGATTTTCAGTGGCGGTTTTAAATCGTGGTCGCTGGTGGCGGCAATGCAAGAGTTAGGCATGCATGTGGTTGCCACGGGCACAGAAAAGTCGACGGAAGAAGATAAAGAGCGCATTACCAAACTGATGGGCGATCAGGTTAAGACGATTGATGATAACGATCAGCAAGCGCTGATCCGCGCATTCCATGAGTTGAAAGCCGACATTCTTATTGCCGGTGATCGCTATATCTACCCAAGTCTTAAATCGCGTATTCCTTTTTTAGATGTCGATCATGTGCGTCACATTGCTTATACCGGTTATGCCGGTGTGCATGAGCTCGCTCGTCAACTGACACGCGCGTTGAAAAATCCGGTTTGGGAAAATGTTTCTCGTGCGGCGCCGTGGGCTGCGGAACAACCCACGGCGTCTGAATTAAAAATCAGTAAAGTAGCGTGA
- the nifN gene encoding nitrogenase iron-molybdenum cofactor biosynthesis protein NifN, whose product MARFQLTQEPLVLNPLKVGQSIGASLAFLGLDRCMPLQHGARGCTSFNKLFFMRHFREPIPLQTTAMELTTVVMGADANVVEALQTICEHNNPAVIGLTTTGLSATQGVCLQHSLKAFREQCPKYADVAVIPVETCDSQGGLEAGFSLALMAILKTQLPAKAYASVAKYKSNKIALLPSPMLTPADVEAVKEWVESYGFNVICLPDISLSLDGNLMDDGFTTLTQGGTSLSQIAEIVECDAVITLGQSLNHVADWLQEYRAVPQLRLVGLHSLKECDQLNLFLSDLSGKPVTARQQRQRRQLLDAMVDTQFRLGVSRIAIGCESDLLFALESGLSETGCELVAAVIPTFPLDANSSVIKTRVKNFPTDVITVGDLGVLEHLACQQHAELLITNSHGLEISERVGIPLLPAGYPLHKHAGAHTTQWIGYAGIRQTLYRIDNLLASGQQTVTPYRSSFWPQRDLTHSVTTITSI is encoded by the coding sequence ATGGCTAGATTTCAATTAACACAAGAACCATTGGTGCTTAACCCGCTTAAAGTAGGCCAATCGATTGGGGCTTCACTTGCTTTTCTTGGGCTTGATCGTTGCATGCCGTTGCAACATGGTGCACGTGGCTGCACGTCATTCAATAAACTATTTTTTATGCGTCATTTTCGTGAGCCAATTCCATTACAAACCACAGCCATGGAGCTAACGACTGTTGTGATGGGCGCTGATGCTAATGTAGTCGAAGCATTGCAAACCATTTGTGAACACAACAACCCCGCCGTGATTGGTTTAACAACGACTGGCTTGAGTGCGACACAAGGTGTTTGTCTGCAACATTCCCTCAAAGCATTTCGGGAACAATGTCCAAAATATGCTGATGTTGCGGTTATTCCGGTGGAAACTTGCGATAGCCAAGGGGGTTTGGAAGCTGGTTTCTCGCTGGCTCTGATGGCCATATTGAAAACTCAGCTGCCTGCAAAAGCATACGCATCGGTTGCTAAATATAAATCAAATAAGATCGCCTTGCTGCCATCGCCGATGCTCACACCGGCAGATGTTGAAGCAGTAAAAGAATGGGTTGAATCATATGGTTTTAACGTAATTTGTCTGCCAGATATCTCATTATCTCTGGATGGTAATTTAATGGATGATGGCTTTACGACCCTCACGCAAGGCGGTACATCACTGTCGCAAATTGCCGAAATTGTTGAATGCGATGCTGTTATTACACTGGGGCAAAGCCTTAACCACGTTGCCGATTGGCTGCAAGAATACCGTGCAGTACCGCAATTGAGATTAGTTGGCTTACACAGTTTGAAAGAGTGTGATCAGCTAAATCTGTTTTTGTCTGATCTTTCAGGAAAACCTGTTACTGCTCGTCAACAACGTCAACGCCGACAACTGCTTGATGCGATGGTGGATACACAATTTCGTTTAGGCGTTTCCCGCATTGCCATTGGGTGCGAGAGCGATCTGTTATTCGCATTAGAATCAGGGCTAAGTGAAACCGGCTGTGAACTAGTAGCCGCAGTGATCCCGACTTTTCCGCTAGATGCCAATTCTTCTGTGATCAAAACCAGAGTGAAAAATTTTCCTACCGATGTCATTACCGTTGGCGATCTGGGTGTGTTGGAACATCTGGCGTGCCAGCAACATGCGGAGTTACTGATCACTAATTCACATGGTTTGGAAATATCGGAACGAGTGGGTATCCCTCTGCTACCAGCCGGATACCCGCTTCACAAACATGCTGGCGCTCATACCACTCAGTGGATTGGTTACGCCGGTATTCGCCAAACGCTTTACCGCATTGATAACTTATTAGCGTCAGGTCAGCAAACTGTAACGCCTTATCGTTCCAGTTTTTGGCCTCAACGCGATCTCACTCATTCTGTAACGACCATAACGTCCATTTAG
- a CDS encoding energy transducer TonB, which produces MLGEALITDCRETSAKPSLNKYRQQYHAWGVAILLHLFTGILFYKIESSLASQTSAAETIRPVRKIIQVQLVSMAQVVAKKSLTTKTPEPQESKANPVMKSVPADNAMTLPVKTDTNDPLAKLHTTSEKSKNKLRNKKENRAILKKTDVALNKLPEQIKQENTAKKQPRIIEQTTPQNDKPNIPARLDAHYLSNPPPEYPEIARELGQEGTVLLKVKVSTSGLVLQVSIHRSSGHNALDTAAINAVRHWKFVPANIGNVTQEDDVIIPVSFSLEDA; this is translated from the coding sequence ATGTTAGGCGAAGCATTAATTACCGACTGCCGGGAGACGTCAGCTAAACCATCGTTGAACAAATATCGCCAACAATATCATGCGTGGGGAGTAGCCATACTTCTTCACCTATTTACTGGGATTCTATTTTATAAAATCGAAAGTTCCCTCGCCTCCCAAACATCGGCGGCAGAAACAATCAGACCAGTCAGAAAAATCATTCAGGTTCAGCTGGTTTCCATGGCACAAGTGGTAGCAAAAAAATCTCTCACAACGAAAACCCCTGAACCTCAAGAATCGAAAGCGAATCCTGTCATGAAATCTGTTCCCGCTGATAACGCAATGACATTACCAGTAAAAACAGATACGAACGATCCTCTGGCAAAATTACATACCACATCAGAAAAGAGCAAAAACAAATTAAGAAACAAAAAAGAGAATAGAGCCATTTTGAAAAAAACAGATGTGGCTCTAAACAAACTCCCTGAGCAAATTAAGCAAGAAAACACCGCTAAAAAACAACCACGAATCATTGAACAAACAACACCGCAGAATGACAAGCCAAATATACCGGCCAGACTGGATGCCCATTACCTTTCTAATCCTCCGCCAGAATATCCGGAAATTGCACGGGAGTTAGGGCAAGAAGGCACAGTACTACTGAAAGTGAAAGTCTCAACTTCCGGTTTGGTATTACAGGTCAGCATACATCGTAGTAGTGGTCACAATGCATTAGATACAGCCGCAATAAATGCTGTCCGTCATTGGAAGTTTGTTCCAGCCAACATTGGAAATGTGACACAGGAGGATGATGTGATTATTCCTGTTAGCTTTTCATTAGAAGATGCCTGA
- a CDS encoding iron ABC transporter permease — MDASASSCIDLPSAGTRRWFEWLTWYSLLLCGLLTAILLAFSIGKYPTSPLTIIQFFLHWMGFNVMENEQFDTLHNVLIDIRLPRILVAMLVGSTLSVSGAAFQAVFRNPLVSPGLLGVQSGAAFGAALGILLGCSWAVIQGLAFSMGLIAVFASVLIANVFGQSSMVMLVLGGMISSALFSSLVSVIKYVADPLNVLPSIVYWLMGNLALADLPQVLTFGGPLVAGILLIACCGRMLDALSMGDDEARSLGIPVIWVRYSIIAITTMISALTVSIAGTIGWVGLLIPHIVRMMLGPANSRVLPASIILGATFLILADCVSRCIADSEIPIGIVTEILGIPVFLLVLKRSRKGWN; from the coding sequence ATGGATGCATCAGCCAGCTCTTGTATTGATTTACCCAGTGCCGGAACCCGGCGCTGGTTTGAGTGGTTAACCTGGTACAGCCTGCTTTTATGCGGGCTGCTTACGGCCATTTTACTGGCATTTTCTATTGGAAAATATCCAACCAGCCCACTGACGATCATCCAGTTTTTCCTGCATTGGATGGGTTTTAATGTAATGGAAAATGAGCAGTTTGACACACTACATAATGTGCTGATTGATATTCGTTTACCGCGAATTTTGGTAGCTATGTTAGTAGGCTCGACACTTTCAGTTTCCGGCGCCGCTTTCCAGGCCGTGTTTCGTAACCCATTGGTTTCACCGGGGCTGTTAGGTGTGCAAAGTGGTGCCGCGTTCGGTGCAGCACTGGGTATTTTGCTCGGTTGCAGCTGGGCTGTTATTCAGGGCTTGGCTTTTTCTATGGGGCTGATAGCTGTATTTGCCAGCGTGCTGATCGCTAATGTGTTCGGGCAATCATCGATGGTGATGTTGGTGCTCGGCGGCATGATCAGTAGCGCGTTATTTTCATCCTTAGTATCGGTGATTAAATATGTCGCCGATCCACTCAATGTGCTGCCATCAATTGTTTATTGGCTCATGGGAAATCTGGCGCTGGCTGATTTACCACAAGTGCTGACCTTTGGCGGGCCATTGGTTGCAGGAATTTTGCTGATTGCTTGTTGTGGCCGAATGCTCGATGCACTCTCGATGGGTGACGATGAAGCGCGCTCATTAGGCATTCCGGTTATTTGGGTACGTTATAGCATTATTGCCATTACTACCATGATTTCGGCTTTAACTGTCTCGATCGCAGGCACCATCGGCTGGGTCGGTTTATTGATCCCGCATATTGTCAGAATGATGCTTGGCCCGGCGAACAGTCGTGTTTTACCTGCCAGCATCATTCTTGGTGCGACTTTTTTGATCCTTGCTGATTGCGTATCACGCTGTATTGCTGACAGTGAAATCCCGATTGGAATCGTGACAGAAATATTAGGCATACCGGTGTTCCTGCTGGTGTTAAAACGCTCACGCAAAGGGTGGAATTAA
- a CDS encoding ABC transporter ATP-binding protein, with the protein MDVLTELKANAVSYAYKGHPVLRDVSLSVKQGELVSLLGKNGAGKTTLLKLLQGFLKPKHGNISLNDQPLTQFSRRELATHIAYVPQSHIPPFPYLVEEVVTLGRIPHSGIFRSPTQEDRDAAHAAIAQLRINHLSRRAYTELSGGERQLVLIARALAQGTRIFIMDEPITGLDYGNQFRLLDTLQELVASGFGILMTTHHPEHALRASTKVALLIDGIIEQAGTPKSVITPATIQHLYDLSVEAIDAAGHTLFVPAGV; encoded by the coding sequence ATGGATGTGTTAACCGAACTCAAAGCTAATGCTGTAAGTTACGCCTATAAAGGACACCCCGTATTACGTGATGTTTCATTGTCGGTAAAACAAGGTGAACTGGTTTCTCTGCTGGGAAAAAATGGTGCAGGTAAGACGACATTACTAAAGTTGTTACAGGGTTTTCTTAAACCTAAACACGGCAATATTTCTCTTAATGATCAGCCATTAACTCAATTTTCAAGACGAGAATTGGCCACCCATATTGCTTATGTGCCGCAGTCGCATATTCCCCCCTTCCCCTATCTGGTGGAAGAGGTGGTCACCTTAGGGCGCATACCTCATTCCGGCATTTTCCGCTCACCCACACAAGAAGACAGAGACGCTGCACACGCAGCAATAGCACAACTGCGGATCAACCATTTGAGCCGTCGGGCTTATACCGAGTTATCCGGCGGGGAACGCCAATTAGTGCTAATTGCCCGTGCTTTAGCACAAGGCACACGTATTTTTATCATGGATGAACCCATTACCGGGCTCGATTATGGTAATCAGTTTCGGCTGTTAGACACACTACAAGAACTGGTTGCCAGCGGTTTTGGTATTTTAATGACGACTCATCACCCCGAACATGCACTTCGGGCATCGACTAAAGTCGCTTTACTGATTGATGGAATAATTGAACAAGCGGGCACTCCTAAATCAGTTATTACACCAGCCACCATTCAACATTTATATGATTTGAGCGTAGAAGCAATTGATGCAGCAGGTCATACACTGTTTGTACCGGCGGGCGTCTAA
- a CDS encoding ABC transporter substrate-binding protein — protein sequence MRNLKSLSQLVGAMLAISTISVATQAKQITDLSGRKVEIPDHIARIYTFSHSFAIITALAPEQLVGLPHPFKLKPEYMAYLPKPVQKLPQMSVGQDMNLEQVKAAKIDLAVGWNTPAFQREQLKQLSRVNVPAVLVGVDKLSDYPATFRFLGKVLGKAERGEKLAGYIETTSAKLAKAVSIIPTQDKIRVYYAESMDGLTSQCGEADRAEVIRLAGAVNALACSDLPSATAVPADIESSNVTAGMETLLKINPDVIVTRFPATTDLINNDLRWAKLKAVKAHKVYPIPSLPFNWFDRPPSFMRVMGAQWLANKLYPAAYPINLEKETHDFYQLFFQVDLDKPATDKLLNKTS from the coding sequence ATGCGTAACCTTAAATCGTTATCTCAACTGGTTGGTGCAATGCTGGCAATCAGCACTATCAGCGTAGCGACACAAGCAAAACAAATAACCGATTTGTCGGGTCGGAAAGTGGAGATCCCCGATCATATTGCGCGGATTTATACCTTCTCGCACTCGTTTGCCATTATCACTGCACTAGCACCGGAACAATTGGTGGGGTTACCCCACCCGTTCAAACTAAAACCAGAATATATGGCTTATTTACCAAAGCCAGTTCAAAAATTGCCTCAAATGTCAGTCGGGCAAGATATGAATCTGGAGCAGGTCAAAGCAGCAAAAATTGATTTAGCCGTGGGGTGGAATACCCCGGCTTTTCAACGGGAGCAATTAAAACAACTGAGTCGGGTGAATGTTCCTGCTGTCTTAGTCGGCGTTGATAAACTCAGCGACTACCCCGCCACCTTCCGTTTTCTGGGAAAAGTATTGGGCAAAGCTGAACGCGGGGAAAAACTAGCGGGTTATATTGAAACCACCAGTGCCAAACTGGCAAAAGCCGTTTCAATCATTCCAACCCAAGACAAGATTCGTGTTTATTACGCAGAATCGATGGATGGCCTGACATCACAGTGTGGCGAAGCGGATCGTGCGGAAGTCATTCGTCTGGCCGGAGCTGTAAACGCACTGGCTTGTAGTGATTTACCATCGGCAACGGCTGTTCCGGCAGATATTGAGTCCAGCAATGTCACTGCGGGCATGGAAACCCTGCTGAAAATTAATCCTGATGTCATTGTTACCCGTTTTCCGGCAACCACCGATCTGATCAATAACGATCTGCGTTGGGCTAAACTGAAAGCAGTCAAGGCACACAAAGTTTACCCCATCCCTTCCTTGCCGTTTAACTGGTTCGATCGACCACCGTCATTTATGCGTGTAATGGGTGCTCAATGGCTAGCCAACAAACTCTACCCCGCAGCTTACCCGATCAATTTAGAAAAAGAGACGCATGATTTTTACCAACTCTTTTTTCAGGTCGATTTAGATAAACCCGCTACCGACAAATTGCTGAACAAAACCAGCTAA
- a CDS encoding NifB/NifX family molybdenum-iron cluster-binding protein translates to MLKVAFASSDGEHVDQHFGASEQLMIFEIQPGMADLLDVGHFEQATMKGEHKDKVPGYEDGEPLAVEAEPELEDQPALLTEDKVIAKIGFVGECAAVYAASIGTSSIRRLMNAGIQPVIVDYGHEVVDLLNEVSFALVHGGLSWVDRAKAKNKSPDRFTSLENKSWENNLTQHNLMTDIPD, encoded by the coding sequence ATGTTAAAAGTCGCCTTTGCCAGCTCAGATGGTGAGCACGTCGATCAGCACTTTGGTGCCAGTGAACAATTAATGATTTTTGAAATTCAGCCTGGTATGGCTGATTTATTGGATGTGGGTCATTTTGAACAAGCCACGATGAAGGGTGAACACAAAGACAAAGTGCCAGGCTATGAAGATGGCGAACCACTCGCGGTTGAAGCTGAACCCGAATTAGAAGATCAGCCGGCTTTACTCACGGAAGATAAAGTCATCGCTAAAATCGGTTTTGTGGGTGAATGTGCAGCGGTTTATGCCGCATCGATAGGCACCTCTTCTATTCGTCGCTTGATGAATGCGGGTATTCAACCTGTCATTGTCGATTATGGCCACGAGGTGGTTGATTTACTCAATGAAGTGAGTTTTGCATTAGTACATGGTGGTCTATCCTGGGTTGATCGGGCTAAGGCAAAAAATAAATCCCCCGATAGATTTACATCATTAGAGAATAAATCTTGGGAAAACAACCTGACACAGCATAATTTAATGACAGATATTCCTGATTAA